In Acidimicrobiales bacterium, the sequence CGACTCGGAGAAGTGGGACACCATCGGCGGATTCGTCGAGCCGGACGAGACACCCCAAGAAGCCGCCATGCGAGAGGCGCGCGAGGAGGCAAGCGTCGAAGTCGAGCTGGTGCGCCTGTTGGCTGCCTTGGGGGGCCCGGAGTTCCGAGTCCGCTATCCGAACGGGGACGAGGCCGGCTATGTGGCCGCCGTCTTCGAGGCCCAAGTCATCTCCGGCAAGCCAGCCCCCGAGGGCGTGAAGACGACCGAAGTCGCCTGGGTGTCGTTGTCGGAGCTGAGTGATGTGGATCTGTCTGCGATCGCTCGGGCCCAGCTCTCGGCTCTGGGCTGGATCGATTCCGCACCCCAGCACCTCGGTTTCTCACAGGATTGCGCCGAGTGCGGCTTCGTGTACGACGAGAACGATGCGGGCGGCGCCGCCGGTGCGATTTCGGACGGTGCTCGCGCCATGGCGAGGCTGCTCGTAGAGGCTGGAGACGATGCCGGAACACGACCGGAGCCAAGAACGTGGTCGGCACTCGAGTACGGCTGCCACCTTCGCGATGTTCTGCTCGTCCAGCGCGAGCGGGTCCTGCTGGCACGCCGGTCGGTCGAGTCGCCGAGGCCTGCGCCGATGGGCCGGGACGAGCGGGTAGAACACGACGGTTACGCCAACCAGAGTCCTGAGGATGTGGCGCGCCAGCTGCAAGACGCTGCACGACTGCTCGCCAACGTCCTCGAGCGCCTGGACGAGCGCAGCTGGACGCGCACGATCATCTACAGCTTCCCGACCCTCAAAGAGCGAAGCTTGCGATGGGTCGCGGTGCACACGGTTCACGAGGTTCGTCACCATCTGCTGGACGTGCGGCGTGGCTTCAGCAGCTCTTGATGCCACGAGGAATGACTCGGTCTCTTCGGCGATGCCTTGAGCTAGGCGCGGGCGAGGATCTCGCCGTGGACGGCGACGAAGACGGCGTCCGGATGGTTCGCCCACGCCCGCCATCCACGGGCCACGTCGTGCAGCACGGCCGAAGTGGCGATGCCGTACTCGACCGCTTGCACCGCGAAGGACGACGCGACCGACCGTTCCGCCCAGAGGTCGGCCCACCACCGGCAATCGACTGTCGTGGCGAACGCCCAGGTTGAGGACGAGTACCTCGGGTCGGCCAACCCGGCAGCGCGTGCCCAATGGAGCAGCACTCGTCCCGCGTTCGGCTCGGCACCGTTACGCCGAGCGACAGCCAGGTAGATCTCGAGCCACCTGTCGAGACGCTGCTCCGGCGGCCACCAGGCAAAGGCGGAGTAGTCGCCGTCGCGAGCAGCCACGATTCCCCCTGGCCTCGCCAGGTCGCGCATAGCGGCGATCGCCCCGACCGGATCAGTGAGGTGCTGCAGGACCTGATGAGCATGGACGACGTCGAACGAGCGGGACGGGAGACCCGCTGAGCGGAAGTCGCCGGTCAGGAACCGCGCGTTTGTCACGGCCGCCTCGACGGCGTGCAAACGGGCCTCGTCCACCACGGAGGCCGCCGTGTCCACCCCGACCACCTCTCCCGGCGCGACACGACGAGCAAGGTCCACGGTCAGGGTCCCCGGGCCACAACCGACGTCCAGCAGGTGCTGACCGGCGGCGAGATGGGGAAGCAGGTAGGCGGCGGAGTTGGCCGCGGTCCGCCAGCGGTGGGAACGCAAGACGGCGTCCTGGTGGCCGTGGGTGTACGTGTCGTCCGCCATCGGCCGCCTAGTCCAGCACAGCCGGCTGCTGATGGGCGCGGCGTGTCGCGGTAGCTTTGGGGATGGCCGACATCGACCGAATCGCAGGGCTGCTGCACGAGGCGGGAGAGACCCACCACCAGGTCTTCCGCATCAGTGACGGCGCCGATCCGGACTGGGCCTCCTGGTACTCGGATTGGCTCGTGGATCTCTCCGAACTGAGCACGGTGCTCGGGACCAAGCCCGTTCGCAGCGAACTCACCTTCATGCTCGTACGGCTCGACAAGGAGTACACCGATCAGGCACCGGACGAGCCATGGCCCCGGTGGTACGCCAGCCGGCTCACTGATCACTTCTCCGGCTAGTGGCCCTCGCTGGACCGGGACCGCCGCGCCGGCGGGCCGTCATCGGCGCCACGAACGGCGGTCTGGTTGAGCACCCCGAACTGAGTAAAGGTTGATGTCGTCGAGGCGGGAGCGGGGCGCGGGACTTGGCTGCCAGGTCAACTA encodes:
- a CDS encoding NUDIX domain-containing protein: DSEKWDTIGGFVEPDETPQEAAMREAREEASVEVELVRLLAALGGPEFRVRYPNGDEAGYVAAVFEAQVISGKPAPEGVKTTEVAWVSLSELSDVDLSAIARAQLSALGWIDSAPQHLGFSQDCAECGFVYDENDAGGAAGAISDGARAMARLLVEAGDDAGTRPEPRTWSALEYGCHLRDVLLVQRERVLLARRSVESPRPAPMGRDERVEHDGYANQSPEDVARQLQDAARLLANVLERLDERSWTRTIIYSFPTLKERSLRWVAVHTVHEVRHHLLDVRRGFSSS
- a CDS encoding methyltransferase domain-containing protein, whose amino-acid sequence is MADDTYTHGHQDAVLRSHRWRTAANSAAYLLPHLAAGQHLLDVGCGPGTLTVDLARRVAPGEVVGVDTAASVVDEARLHAVEAAVTNARFLTGDFRSAGLPSRSFDVVHAHQVLQHLTDPVGAIAAMRDLARPGGIVAARDGDYSAFAWWPPEQRLDRWLEIYLAVARRNGAEPNAGRVLLHWARAAGLADPRYSSSTWAFATTVDCRWWADLWAERSVASSFAVQAVEYGIATSAVLHDVARGWRAWANHPDAVFVAVHGEILARA